Proteins from a single region of Hyphomicrobiales bacterium:
- the accB gene encoding acetyl-CoA carboxylase biotin carboxyl carrier protein, producing the protein MSKDKHKTEAELIRELAELLGETGLTEIEIEREGFRVRVARNVQVLAHAGMAAPLGVAAAASVATPVKTGEGTASTVGAVPSPMVGTVYLAPEPGAPAFVAVGQQVSQGQTILIVEAMKTMNHIPAPRAGRITAILVQDGQPVEYGEPLVVIE; encoded by the coding sequence ATGTCCAAAGACAAACACAAGACCGAGGCAGAGCTGATCCGCGAATTGGCGGAGCTGCTGGGCGAAACCGGGCTCACCGAAATCGAGATCGAGCGGGAGGGGTTTCGCGTTCGCGTTGCCCGAAATGTCCAGGTCCTGGCCCATGCCGGCATGGCGGCCCCGCTCGGGGTGGCGGCAGCGGCGTCGGTGGCAACGCCGGTCAAGACCGGTGAAGGGACTGCGAGCACGGTCGGCGCGGTGCCGAGCCCGATGGTTGGCACCGTCTATCTTGCGCCAGAACCCGGTGCCCCGGCTTTCGTGGCGGTCGGCCAGCAGGTCAGTCAGGGCCAGACGATCCTCATCGTCGAGGCCATGAAGACGATGAACCATATTCCGGCACCCCGGGCCGGGCGAATCACCGCAATCCTGGTGCAGGATGGCCAGCCCGTCGAATACGGCGAGCCTCTTGTCGTGATCGAGTAG
- a CDS encoding DUF2155 domain-containing protein gives MTRAMRHWPWVATFGAVVILAPDGELVAGRQQNPIAVFSALDKVTARISRLEIPIDQTAEFGALKITPRVCYTREPTEPPNTTSFVEVDEIKLDKTEERIFAGWMFAESPGINGVEHSVFDVWLTGCATQFQPVADNRPRETLLAVKSEEGMPLPVRKSFPGESIEDAESSADQATPRRRRTLR, from the coding sequence ATGACGAGAGCGATGCGCCATTGGCCATGGGTGGCCACATTCGGGGCAGTGGTGATCCTCGCCCCCGATGGCGAGCTCGTCGCCGGCCGCCAGCAGAACCCCATCGCCGTATTCTCGGCACTCGACAAGGTCACGGCCCGTATCTCGCGCCTCGAAATCCCGATCGACCAGACGGCGGAGTTCGGTGCCCTCAAGATCACACCGCGGGTCTGTTACACGCGTGAGCCGACCGAGCCGCCGAATACGACCTCGTTCGTCGAGGTCGACGAGATCAAGCTCGACAAGACCGAGGAGCGGATCTTCGCGGGCTGGATGTTCGCCGAAAGTCCCGGCATCAACGGGGTCGAGCACTCCGTGTTCGATGTCTGGCTCACGGGCTGCGCGACGCAATTCCAGCCGGTCGCCGACAACCGGCCACGGGAGACGCTTCTCGCCGTCAAGAGCGAGGAAGGCATGCCACTTCCGGTGCGCAAGTCGTTCCCCGGTGAGAGCATCGAGGATGCCGAGAGCAGCGCCGATCAGGCGACGCCGCGCCGGCGACGCACCTTACGCTGA
- a CDS encoding leucyl/phenylalanyl-tRNA--protein transferase: MSAKNDILLDITPRLVLDLYKRGIFPMAESADDPNLLWIEPRYRGVLFLEELHVPRRLRRTVRQDRFTVRVDRDFASTIDGCAGGGLERPTTWINTAIRQLFGELFKLGNCHTVEVYLEDRLVGGLYGVSLGGVFFGESMFSVERDASKVAFVHLVARLVAGGYTLLDTQFITEHLMQFGVREVPRQRFMGFLESAVARDDSDFLRLPGATDGETVLAIVDAYAATRARLLAKPSRPATPDTSA; this comes from the coding sequence TTGAGCGCGAAGAACGACATCCTCCTCGACATCACGCCCCGCCTCGTCCTCGACCTCTACAAGCGCGGCATCTTTCCGATGGCCGAGAGCGCGGACGATCCGAATCTGCTCTGGATCGAGCCGCGTTACCGGGGCGTCCTGTTCCTCGAAGAGTTGCATGTGCCGCGCCGGTTGCGGCGGACCGTTCGCCAGGACCGATTCACGGTGCGCGTCGACCGGGACTTCGCGAGCACGATCGATGGTTGCGCCGGCGGCGGGCTCGAGCGTCCGACGACATGGATCAATACCGCCATCCGCCAACTCTTCGGCGAACTCTTCAAGCTCGGCAATTGCCATACGGTCGAGGTCTACCTCGAGGACCGGCTCGTCGGCGGGCTCTACGGCGTCTCGCTCGGCGGCGTGTTCTTCGGCGAAAGCATGTTCTCGGTCGAGCGCGATGCCAGCAAGGTCGCCTTCGTCCACCTCGTCGCGCGACTCGTGGCCGGTGGCTACACGCTGCTCGACACCCAGTTCATCACCGAGCACCTCATGCAATTCGGCGTGCGCGAAGTCCCGCGCCAGCGGTTCATGGGATTTCTCGAAAGCGCAGTGGCGCGTGACGACAGCGACTTCCTGCGCCTACCGGGAGCAACCGACGGCGAGACGGTGCTCGCGATCGTCGATGCCTACGCGGCCACGCGCGCGCGACTGCTTGCCAAGCCGTCCCGTCCGGCCACGCCGGACACGTCAGCGTAA
- the accC gene encoding acetyl-CoA carboxylase biotin carboxylase subunit, translated as MFDKVLIANRGEIALRVQRACKELGVRTVAVHSTADADAMHVRLADESVCIGPPSASGSYLNIPSLVAACEITGADAVHPGYGFLSENARFAEILEDHGITFIGPTSEHIRIMGDKIEAKATAERLGIPVVPGSKGAVTNEREARLAASEIGYPVLVKAAAGGGGRGMKVARTASELAVAVSTARSEAKAAFGDDSVYLEKYLEKPRHIEIQVIGDGEGAGVHLGERDCSLQRRHQKVWEEALSPALNDHERRRIGNTVATAIGELGYRGVGTVEFLYENGSFYFIEMNTRLQVEHPVTEMITGLDLVIEQLRIAAGGGLSFRQEDVTFAGHAIECRINAENPRTFAPSPGKISYFHPPGGLGVRVDSGVYQGYSIPPYYDSLIGKLIVHGKNRNECLMRLKRALGEFVIDGIETTIPLFNRLIREPDIANGVYDIHWLEKYLAGQEAPSD; from the coding sequence ATGTTCGACAAGGTGCTCATCGCGAACCGCGGCGAGATCGCGCTGCGGGTGCAACGCGCCTGCAAGGAACTTGGTGTCCGCACGGTTGCGGTGCACTCGACGGCGGATGCCGACGCCATGCACGTTCGCCTCGCCGACGAGAGCGTGTGCATCGGGCCGCCCTCGGCGAGCGGCAGCTATCTCAACATTCCGTCGTTGGTGGCGGCCTGCGAGATCACCGGCGCGGACGCGGTCCATCCTGGCTACGGCTTTCTATCCGAGAACGCACGCTTTGCCGAAATCCTCGAGGACCACGGCATCACCTTCATCGGCCCGACCTCCGAGCACATCCGGATCATGGGCGACAAGATCGAGGCCAAGGCGACGGCCGAGCGGCTCGGCATTCCGGTGGTGCCGGGCTCGAAGGGTGCGGTGACGAACGAACGCGAGGCGCGCCTCGCCGCGAGTGAAATCGGCTATCCGGTGCTCGTCAAGGCGGCCGCCGGCGGTGGCGGGCGTGGCATGAAGGTCGCCCGCACGGCCAGCGAACTCGCCGTCGCCGTATCGACCGCGCGCAGTGAGGCCAAGGCCGCGTTCGGCGACGATTCCGTCTACCTCGAGAAATACCTCGAAAAGCCGCGTCACATCGAAATCCAGGTGATCGGCGATGGCGAAGGAGCCGGAGTGCACCTCGGCGAGCGCGACTGCTCGCTTCAGCGGCGCCACCAGAAGGTTTGGGAGGAGGCCCTCTCGCCCGCGCTCAACGATCATGAACGCCGCCGGATCGGCAACACCGTCGCAACGGCGATCGGGGAACTCGGCTATCGCGGAGTGGGCACGGTCGAATTCCTCTATGAGAACGGATCGTTTTATTTCATCGAGATGAATACCCGTCTCCAGGTCGAGCACCCGGTGACCGAGATGATCACCGGGCTCGACCTCGTGATCGAGCAACTGCGCATCGCGGCCGGCGGCGGCCTCAGCTTCCGTCAGGAGGATGTCACCTTCGCCGGCCACGCCATCGAATGCCGGATCAACGCCGAGAACCCGCGCACCTTCGCCCCCTCACCGGGCAAGATCTCCTATTTCCATCCGCCGGGCGGGCTCGGCGTGCGGGTCGACTCGGGCGTCTATCAGGGCTATTCGATCCCACCCTACTACGACAGCCTGATCGGCAAGCTGATCGTGCACGGCAAGAACCGCAACGAGTGCCTCATGCGCCTCAAGCGCGCGCTCGGCGAGTTCGTGATCGACGGCATCGAAACCACGATCCCGCTGTTCAACCGCCTCATCCGCGAACCGGACATCGCCAACGGCGTCTATGATATCCATTGGCTGGAGAAGTATCTGGCCGGGCAGGAGGCGCCCAGCGATTAA